A genome region from Bifidobacterium coryneforme includes the following:
- the sucC gene encoding ADP-forming succinate--CoA ligase subunit beta: MDLYEYQARQLLEEHGIPQPRAVYASTVEEAGEAADTIGYPCMVKGQATIGHRGQAGAVKRAHNREEAMQLAEQILPMTISGHPVRGVLITKAENILHEYYVSISVDRASRDYDVLATANGGTEVEAVALQHPESVKRLHISPLEVFDRQAAKAMAGRIGFYHADLDQAADILLHMWETFQECDATLVEINPLAKVGDPDDESTKHLDALDAKISLDGNAAFRHDGWARFSDSDQDDPYERKAKENGLHYVHLNGQVGVIGNGAGLVMSSLDAVSGAGKEQGTAIKPANFLDIGGGASAQVMETSLDVVLSDPQVRSVMVNVYGGITSCAQVAQGIVQAVSHRDDPRPIVVRFDGNAAQEGLSIIAESHDSRLTVTDTMEEAAAQAVRLAKVSTASDSKEGE, translated from the coding sequence ATGGATCTCTATGAGTACCAGGCCAGGCAGCTGCTTGAGGAGCACGGGATTCCCCAACCGCGTGCCGTCTATGCCTCCACAGTCGAAGAGGCCGGAGAGGCCGCGGATACCATCGGCTACCCCTGTATGGTCAAGGGACAGGCCACCATTGGCCATCGCGGTCAGGCTGGTGCCGTGAAGCGTGCGCACAATAGGGAAGAAGCCATGCAACTGGCCGAGCAGATTCTTCCCATGACCATTTCCGGTCATCCGGTCAGGGGAGTCCTGATCACCAAGGCTGAGAACATCCTGCATGAGTACTACGTGTCCATCTCCGTGGATCGCGCTTCAAGGGATTACGATGTCCTCGCCACTGCCAACGGTGGAACCGAGGTTGAGGCGGTCGCCCTACAACACCCGGAGTCGGTCAAGCGCCTGCACATCAGCCCCCTGGAGGTCTTCGACCGTCAGGCCGCAAAAGCCATGGCTGGTCGCATCGGTTTCTATCATGCCGATTTGGACCAGGCCGCCGACATCCTTCTTCATATGTGGGAGACCTTCCAGGAGTGTGATGCCACACTGGTGGAAATCAATCCTCTGGCCAAGGTCGGTGACCCGGACGATGAATCGACCAAGCACCTTGACGCCTTGGACGCCAAAATCTCTTTGGACGGAAATGCGGCCTTCCGCCATGATGGCTGGGCCCGTTTCTCCGACAGTGACCAGGATGATCCCTATGAGCGCAAGGCCAAGGAAAATGGCCTGCACTACGTACATCTCAACGGTCAGGTCGGAGTAATCGGAAACGGAGCCGGTCTTGTCATGAGCTCTCTGGACGCGGTCTCCGGAGCAGGTAAAGAGCAGGGAACCGCAATCAAGCCCGCCAACTTCCTCGACATCGGAGGTGGTGCCTCGGCCCAGGTCATGGAAACCAGCCTGGATGTGGTTCTGTCCGACCCCCAAGTGCGGTCCGTCATGGTCAATGTCTACGGTGGCATCACCTCGTGCGCCCAGGTCGCACAGGGGATCGTGCAGGCGGTTTCCCATCGGGATGACCCCAGGCCCATTGTGGTCCGCTTTGACGGCAACGCAGCCCAGGAAGGGCTGAGCATCATCGCAGAGAGCCACGATTCTCGCCTTACAGTGACGGATACCATGGAGGAGGCCGCAGCCCAGGCTGTCCGCCTGGCCAAAGTCAGCACAGCTTCCGATTCCAAGGAGGGTGAGTGA
- a CDS encoding DUF3017 domain-containing protein produces the protein MMKSAAQHADSGALTSSVQGREQTNEVERTPNRESHGHPFVSESHEGHPIFEGVIFLVVIASALVAISGNTMAATVIVSVAAIVSGVLRLILRKKSPWKVRSVAFDSFIGICLGVGLLLTYLSIQLLL, from the coding sequence ATGATGAAATCGGCGGCGCAGCATGCAGACTCCGGGGCTCTGACCTCTTCCGTACAAGGTCGCGAGCAGACGAATGAAGTTGAGAGAACGCCGAACCGGGAGTCTCATGGACATCCTTTCGTTTCGGAGTCGCATGAGGGACATCCCATCTTCGAGGGGGTCATCTTCCTTGTTGTCATCGCATCGGCACTGGTAGCCATATCCGGAAATACGATGGCCGCGACGGTCATTGTGTCCGTCGCGGCCATCGTATCAGGAGTACTCCGCCTGATACTCAGGAAGAAAAGCCCCTGGAAGGTCAGGTCGGTCGCTTTCGACTCCTTCATCGGCATCTGCCTGGGAGTCGGGCTCCTTCTGACCTATCTGAGTATCCAGCTCCTGCTTTAG
- a CDS encoding pseudouridine synthase has product MPHPYSQAIRARQNDEEGIRLQKILAQAGFGSRRKCEEIITQGRVEVDGELVTELGSRVDPQHQQVRVDGSRIHLNDKHVTLALNKPRRVLSTMDDPKGRFTLRDIIGDRYERVFHMGRLDYDSEGLILMTDDGELAQHVMHPKYEVQKTYMVTLKGHIGGNVCRRLVSQGVELDDGLIRLDHCAIVDHNREHTMVKVVLHSGKNRIVRRIFGAIGFPVIRLVRTQIGPIKLGEVRPGSYRVLSPAEIKSLDKEVGL; this is encoded by the coding sequence ATGCCTCATCCATATTCGCAAGCCATCCGCGCGCGTCAGAACGACGAGGAGGGAATTCGCCTCCAGAAGATCCTGGCCCAGGCCGGATTCGGCTCCCGCCGTAAGTGCGAGGAAATCATCACCCAGGGCAGGGTCGAAGTTGACGGTGAACTGGTCACCGAGCTGGGCAGCCGAGTCGACCCACAACACCAACAAGTCCGCGTTGATGGATCCCGTATCCATCTGAACGACAAACACGTCACCTTGGCCCTGAACAAGCCTCGTAGGGTCCTTTCCACCATGGACGACCCCAAGGGCCGCTTCACCCTCCGCGACATCATCGGCGACAGGTACGAGCGGGTCTTCCACATGGGCCGGTTGGACTACGATTCCGAAGGGCTGATCCTCATGACAGACGACGGGGAGCTGGCTCAGCATGTCATGCACCCCAAGTATGAGGTCCAAAAGACCTATATGGTCACCCTGAAAGGCCACATCGGCGGGAACGTCTGCCGTCGCCTGGTCAGCCAAGGGGTTGAACTGGACGACGGTCTGATTCGACTCGACCACTGCGCCATCGTCGACCACAACAGGGAGCACACCATGGTCAAGGTCGTGCTTCACTCAGGCAAGAACCGAATTGTCAGGCGCATCTTCGGGGCCATCGGTTTCCCTGTCATCCGCCTGGTGCGCACCCAGATTGGCCCAATCAAACTCGGAGAGGTCAGACCCGGGTCCTATCGCGTCCTGTCGCCGGCCGAAATCAAGTCTCTCGACAAGGAGGTGGGTCTGTGA
- the sucD gene encoding succinate--CoA ligase subunit alpha: protein MALFIEDGAPVIVQGMTGHQGMVHTARMIQAGTRIVGGVNPRKAGTNVDFAATDGTTVIQVPVFADCAQAVAATHAAASVIFVPPRFAKDAMVEAILAGIPLIVVITEGIPVADTAYCVALAHDKGCRIVGPNCPGLMTLPSQPDAKGTNLGIIPDGIVGRGPIGLVSKSGTLTYQLMGELASIGFTACLGIGGDPIVGTTILEALQAFNRDEETKACVLIGEIGGTAEQDAARWASTHMTKPIIAYIAGFTAPEGKQMGHAGAIISGGKGTAADKKEALESVGIKVGTTPGQAAELTRTVLSEHGII from the coding sequence ATGGCCCTGTTCATTGAGGACGGAGCGCCGGTGATCGTCCAGGGAATGACCGGGCACCAAGGCATGGTCCACACCGCCAGGATGATTCAGGCAGGGACCAGGATTGTTGGAGGGGTCAACCCCCGCAAGGCCGGAACCAACGTCGACTTCGCCGCGACTGACGGTACCACCGTCATACAGGTCCCGGTCTTCGCCGACTGTGCCCAAGCCGTCGCTGCCACACATGCCGCTGCCTCGGTCATCTTCGTGCCGCCCAGGTTCGCCAAGGATGCCATGGTTGAGGCCATCCTCGCGGGTATCCCCCTGATTGTCGTCATTACAGAAGGTATCCCCGTAGCGGATACGGCATACTGTGTGGCTCTGGCCCACGACAAAGGCTGCCGCATCGTAGGCCCCAACTGCCCTGGGTTGATGACCCTGCCGTCGCAGCCAGATGCAAAAGGCACCAATCTGGGCATCATCCCCGACGGGATTGTGGGACGCGGGCCAATCGGTCTGGTCTCCAAGTCCGGCACTCTGACTTATCAGCTGATGGGAGAGCTGGCCTCCATCGGATTCACCGCCTGCCTGGGCATAGGCGGCGACCCCATCGTGGGCACAACGATCCTTGAAGCGCTCCAGGCCTTCAACAGGGACGAGGAGACCAAGGCTTGCGTTCTGATTGGCGAAATCGGTGGCACGGCCGAGCAGGATGCCGCCCGTTGGGCCTCCACCCATATGACCAAGCCGATTATTGCCTATATCGCCGGATTCACGGCTCCGGAAGGTAAGCAGATGGGCCATGCAGGAGCAATCATATCCGGCGGCAAGGGAACTGCCGCAGACAAGAAAGAGGCACTGGAGTCCGTCGGCATAAAGGTCGGCACTACACCCGGCCAGGCCGCCGAATTGACCAGAACAGTACTCTCGGAGCACGGCATCATATGA
- a CDS encoding preprotein translocase subunit YajC, with the protein MIVIIALMILMMWVSGRKSKQQQTAIQDFRQSLKPGDEVATSTGLLGKIASVDQEKEQVVIDSEGSLSRWRIQAITKPPIVPAYVHDDEVDEEGNPLPEVENEQDDSPSDSSEQSSKADKVDDESKDSTDKTTSADSRE; encoded by the coding sequence ATGATTGTCATTATCGCGCTGATGATTCTGATGATGTGGGTTAGTGGCCGCAAGAGCAAGCAGCAGCAAACCGCCATCCAGGACTTTCGCCAGTCTCTGAAGCCCGGCGACGAGGTGGCCACCAGCACCGGACTATTGGGGAAGATCGCTTCGGTGGACCAAGAGAAGGAGCAGGTGGTCATAGACTCCGAAGGCTCCCTGTCCCGTTGGCGCATCCAGGCCATCACCAAGCCGCCGATTGTCCCTGCATATGTGCATGACGACGAGGTCGATGAGGAGGGCAATCCCCTGCCAGAAGTTGAAAACGAGCAGGATGACTCCCCGTCTGATTCGTCAGAGCAGAGTTCCAAGGCAGACAAGGTCGACGACGAATCCAAGGATTCCACCGACAAGACCACATCTGCAGATTCCCGAGAGTAG
- a CDS encoding NAD-dependent succinate-semialdehyde dehydrogenase — protein sequence MTYQTVNPYTNELIKTYPDATDADLEDALATGHALYKRWRREDGASERAGQLRRVADIFRQEKDALAANLTKDMGKLITEARAEVELCANIAQYFADKAEDLLKPTPLDNPAGKAYYVKQATGVLVMVEPWNFPYYQIMRVFAPNFILGNPMILKHASNVPASAMAFEDAVLRAGAPEGSLTNLFINYDQVDKAIADKRVAGVALTGSERGGASVAKSAGMHLKKSSMELGGNDAFIILDDADWNLLRKVAPGARLMNAGQVCCASKRFIVMADKYDDFVSMMVESFSKLVMGDPSNPETTMAPMCTTHARDGLQKQLNQAVAAGAKVAYGNKPVDSPGAFLMPTILTDITKDNPAYDQEMFGPVATIYKVNSEDEAIELANDSSYGLGGTVFSQDIEHADELARRIETGMTFINGGWVTMPELPFGGIKNSGYGRELYSLGFDTFANEHLIFDHDH from the coding sequence GTGACATATCAGACCGTAAACCCGTATACGAATGAGCTCATCAAGACCTATCCCGATGCCACTGATGCGGACCTGGAGGATGCCCTGGCGACCGGGCATGCCCTCTACAAGCGCTGGAGGAGAGAGGATGGTGCCTCGGAACGTGCCGGGCAGCTCCGCCGGGTAGCGGATATCTTCCGTCAGGAAAAGGATGCCCTTGCCGCAAATCTGACCAAGGACATGGGGAAGCTGATTACCGAAGCTCGGGCAGAGGTTGAGCTCTGTGCAAACATCGCCCAGTACTTCGCCGACAAGGCCGAAGACCTGCTCAAACCGACTCCTTTGGACAACCCCGCAGGCAAGGCCTATTACGTCAAACAGGCCACCGGCGTATTGGTCATGGTCGAGCCTTGGAACTTCCCCTACTACCAGATCATGCGGGTCTTTGCCCCCAACTTCATCCTGGGCAACCCGATGATCCTCAAGCACGCCTCCAATGTACCCGCCTCGGCAATGGCCTTCGAGGACGCTGTTCTGCGCGCCGGTGCACCCGAGGGCAGCCTGACCAACCTCTTCATCAACTACGATCAGGTCGACAAGGCCATCGCGGACAAGCGGGTGGCTGGTGTGGCACTGACCGGTTCGGAACGCGGCGGGGCCTCCGTAGCCAAGTCGGCCGGGATGCACCTGAAGAAGTCCTCCATGGAGCTGGGCGGCAATGACGCCTTCATCATTTTGGATGATGCCGATTGGAACCTCCTCAGGAAGGTGGCGCCTGGTGCCAGACTGATGAATGCAGGCCAGGTATGCTGCGCCTCCAAGCGCTTCATCGTCATGGCCGACAAGTACGACGATTTTGTCTCCATGATGGTGGAGTCCTTCTCCAAACTGGTGATGGGTGATCCAAGCAACCCTGAGACCACCATGGCCCCCATGTGCACGACCCATGCTCGCGATGGCCTCCAGAAACAGCTGAATCAGGCCGTCGCAGCCGGCGCCAAGGTCGCGTACGGAAACAAGCCAGTCGATTCCCCCGGGGCTTTCCTGATGCCTACCATCCTTACGGACATCACCAAGGACAATCCGGCATACGACCAGGAGATGTTCGGACCTGTGGCGACCATCTACAAGGTCAATTCCGAAGACGAGGCCATCGAACTGGCCAACGACTCCAGCTACGGCCTAGGTGGAACGGTCTTCTCGCAGGACATCGAGCACGCCGATGAGCTGGCCCGTCGGATCGAGACCGGGATGACCTTCATCAACGGCGGCTGGGTGACCATGCCGGAACTGCCCTTTGGTGGGATCAAGAACTCCGGCTATGGAAGAGAGCTCTACAGTCTGGGCTTTGACACCTTCGCCAACGAGCATCTCATTTTTGACCATGACCACTGA
- a CDS encoding adenine phosphoribosyltransferase produces the protein MAHSGDIEIGQLEVVGESDANYLISLIRTIPDFPKQGILFRDFIPALSDSRGLGILLDAMEKTLPVPVDQFDLVAGLEARGFLIGPQLAAKTGKGFLAIRKEGKLPPETLSQEYSLEYGNARIEIEKSCIQPGQRVLVVDDLIATGGSAQAAARLIEQAGGQVAGFSFVMELNGLKGREALGPYPASSLLNMPA, from the coding sequence ATGGCTCATTCTGGCGATATTGAAATCGGACAGCTCGAGGTTGTAGGCGAGAGCGACGCCAATTATCTCATCTCCTTGATTCGCACCATACCCGATTTCCCCAAGCAGGGGATTCTTTTCAGGGACTTCATCCCCGCGCTCTCTGACTCACGCGGCCTGGGCATCCTGCTCGATGCCATGGAGAAGACCCTTCCGGTTCCTGTCGATCAGTTCGATCTGGTTGCCGGACTGGAGGCCCGAGGATTCCTGATTGGGCCTCAGCTTGCCGCCAAGACGGGCAAGGGGTTCCTGGCCATCCGCAAGGAGGGGAAGCTCCCTCCTGAAACCCTGTCCCAGGAGTACTCACTTGAGTATGGCAATGCCAGAATCGAGATAGAGAAGTCCTGCATTCAGCCCGGTCAGCGTGTCCTCGTAGTCGACGACCTCATTGCCACGGGTGGCTCCGCCCAGGCCGCCGCCCGTCTCATTGAGCAGGCTGGGGGTCAGGTGGCAGGGTTCAGCTTTGTCATGGAACTCAATGGCCTTAAAGGCCGCGAAGCTCTAGGGCCTTACCCGGCATCCAGCCTGCTCAATATGCCGGCCTGA
- the purH gene encoding bifunctional phosphoribosylaminoimidazolecarboxamide formyltransferase/IMP cyclohydrolase codes for MADTTRRIARALVSVYEKEGLEELARAFVQAGTQVVSTGSTATTLESMGVQVTPVEKVTGFPESLGGRVKTLDPHIHAGILADMTNPDHARQLKDLEIQPFDLVVVNLYPFAQTVLSGADPAACLEKIDIGGPAMVRAAAKNNASVAIVTDSADYSLAAERVSSGTGFDLAERQALAAKAFAMTAAYDAAIAEWTAEHWSCTTEDGSNQTAAPGNLTRTWNLSHELRYGENPHQHAALYLDPLDRTGFASAIQLGGAKAMSYNNYVDADSAWRTVWDFADRPAVAVVKHSNPCGLAIGETIAQAHLKAHACDPMSAYGGVIAANRPVTLAMAKQVKPIFTEVIVAPDYEDEALDLLKTKKNLRILKVERPPRHLPFLRPIDGGVLVQSEDLIDAPGDNPDSWRLVSGPEPDDPTMSDLMFAWRAIRSVKSNAILLAHDGATVGIGMGQVNRVDSSHLAVERANTLAEGLNRAKGSVAASDAFFPFADGLEYLAEAGVVAAVHPGGSIRDEEVIEAAKKAGMTMYLTGTRHFFH; via the coding sequence ATGGCTGACACCACCAGAAGAATCGCCAGGGCATTGGTATCGGTCTATGAAAAAGAGGGACTAGAGGAGCTGGCAAGGGCCTTTGTCCAAGCCGGCACCCAGGTCGTTTCCACAGGCAGCACGGCAACAACACTGGAATCAATGGGAGTTCAGGTCACTCCCGTCGAAAAGGTGACAGGATTCCCGGAGAGCCTCGGTGGACGTGTGAAAACCCTTGACCCACACATCCACGCAGGCATCCTGGCTGATATGACCAACCCGGATCACGCCCGCCAACTCAAGGATTTGGAGATTCAGCCTTTTGACCTGGTGGTGGTCAACCTTTATCCATTCGCTCAAACCGTTCTTTCCGGTGCAGACCCAGCCGCCTGCCTGGAGAAGATCGACATCGGCGGCCCTGCCATGGTCCGCGCGGCGGCCAAGAACAATGCCAGTGTTGCCATCGTCACCGACTCAGCGGATTACTCCTTGGCCGCGGAGCGTGTGAGTTCCGGTACGGGTTTTGACCTTGCAGAACGCCAGGCACTCGCTGCAAAGGCCTTCGCCATGACGGCAGCCTACGACGCCGCAATCGCTGAGTGGACCGCGGAACACTGGTCCTGTACTACAGAAGACGGTTCAAACCAGACCGCCGCACCTGGTAATCTGACCAGGACCTGGAATCTCTCACATGAGCTCCGGTACGGAGAGAACCCCCACCAGCATGCTGCCTTATACCTTGATCCGCTGGATCGAACAGGATTTGCGTCCGCAATCCAGCTGGGTGGAGCCAAGGCCATGAGTTACAACAACTACGTGGATGCGGATTCGGCTTGGCGAACGGTCTGGGATTTCGCCGACCGCCCAGCCGTGGCCGTGGTAAAACACTCCAATCCCTGCGGTCTGGCCATCGGCGAGACTATCGCTCAAGCCCACCTCAAAGCCCATGCCTGCGACCCCATGAGCGCCTATGGCGGAGTCATCGCCGCCAATCGCCCAGTCACCCTTGCCATGGCCAAGCAAGTCAAACCAATCTTCACCGAGGTCATCGTGGCCCCGGATTACGAGGATGAGGCTCTTGACCTTCTCAAAACCAAGAAGAACCTGCGTATCCTCAAGGTAGAGCGTCCGCCCCGGCATCTGCCATTCCTGCGTCCAATCGACGGAGGGGTCCTGGTTCAGTCCGAAGATCTGATTGACGCACCAGGTGACAACCCGGACAGTTGGAGGTTGGTTTCCGGCCCGGAACCCGACGACCCGACCATGAGCGATCTGATGTTCGCCTGGCGTGCCATTCGCTCAGTCAAGTCCAATGCCATCCTTCTGGCCCATGATGGTGCAACCGTAGGCATCGGTATGGGCCAGGTCAACCGAGTCGATTCCAGTCATCTGGCTGTAGAGAGGGCCAACACCCTGGCTGAGGGCCTTAACCGTGCCAAGGGCTCCGTTGCGGCTTCCGACGCATTCTTCCCCTTCGCCGACGGTCTGGAATACCTGGCCGAGGCCGGAGTGGTGGCTGCCGTCCACCCGGGTGGATCCATCAGGGACGAAGAGGTCATCGAGGCTGCCAAAAAAGCCGGCATGACCATGTACCTTACCGGAACCAGACACTTCTTCCACTGA
- a CDS encoding DUF6350 family protein, translating into MIARLRTWGKGALEALLAMSIYAVTLGACMALMLLIISIEEGGPSLSIATVPLTETLILLTQGAGFTAGSLTLTIMPLLLTIGLLWLIKALVSWRGLSVGGCCLGTLTWMILNLVILQGTQTIQVDTTPVIIFKAALVFLSGYALAVVTSKEFHTWWESAVQERIPAWLRRSVRLGLSWGAALVGIFLAAGLIALICWVVLYHGAVAKLFNLARMGPASSVVTSIASLAWLPTLVIWAYSWLMGDGFSIGELASFTLWSGHAKSLPSVPLFGLFPDPVADQGVRTLLLNIPLLAGLVLGVLLLLGSRNHRLFTAVRKHGVLSWTVIRHFLQSTLSMILAWMTCLIISCLVFLFSNGSLGTERLASVGVSIPASGKMIATSLGMGLMTSWVLAILTGSLLVLWKQVQSHIQMNGALVNGMATWDGDTEEQDEDNEPATDASSEDLPENRSQNSKRKTNEGQSDHREGSGNASRRVTSTGKKPNHPRTASSTRSARSSSQENQ; encoded by the coding sequence ATGATCGCACGTCTCAGGACCTGGGGTAAGGGGGCCTTGGAGGCCCTCCTCGCCATGTCCATCTACGCTGTGACCCTAGGGGCGTGCATGGCCCTGATGCTGCTCATCATCTCGATAGAGGAGGGCGGTCCTTCCCTGTCGATTGCCACGGTCCCTCTTACCGAGACGCTGATTCTACTCACCCAGGGAGCGGGCTTCACCGCAGGATCCTTGACGTTGACCATCATGCCCCTTCTGCTGACCATCGGTCTGCTGTGGCTGATCAAAGCCCTGGTCTCCTGGCGCGGCTTATCTGTGGGCGGCTGCTGTCTGGGTACCCTGACATGGATGATCCTGAACCTGGTCATCCTCCAGGGCACACAGACGATTCAGGTGGACACCACGCCGGTCATCATATTCAAGGCCGCCCTGGTCTTCCTGTCCGGCTATGCCCTGGCCGTGGTGACGTCCAAGGAGTTCCACACCTGGTGGGAGAGCGCTGTTCAGGAGAGAATCCCCGCCTGGTTGCGTCGTTCAGTTCGCTTGGGTCTATCGTGGGGTGCCGCACTGGTAGGTATATTCCTCGCGGCTGGACTGATCGCCTTAATCTGTTGGGTTGTCTTATACCATGGCGCCGTTGCCAAGCTCTTCAACCTGGCTCGGATGGGACCAGCATCTTCCGTCGTCACCTCCATCGCCTCACTGGCCTGGTTGCCGACCCTGGTGATCTGGGCTTATTCCTGGCTTATGGGTGACGGGTTCTCCATAGGAGAACTGGCCTCCTTCACTCTTTGGTCAGGGCATGCCAAGAGCCTTCCTTCTGTACCGCTCTTTGGTCTCTTCCCCGACCCCGTTGCCGACCAGGGTGTAAGGACACTCCTCCTCAACATCCCACTATTGGCCGGGCTTGTTCTGGGTGTCCTATTGCTCCTGGGCTCACGGAACCATCGACTCTTCACGGCAGTTCGCAAACACGGCGTCCTGTCCTGGACCGTTATCAGGCATTTCCTCCAGTCCACACTGTCTATGATCCTGGCCTGGATGACCTGTCTGATCATCTCCTGCCTGGTCTTTCTGTTCTCCAATGGATCACTCGGCACGGAGCGCCTCGCTTCAGTTGGCGTCTCGATACCCGCTTCCGGGAAAATGATCGCAACCTCCCTGGGCATGGGTCTTATGACCAGCTGGGTTCTTGCCATCCTGACCGGATCACTGCTGGTGCTTTGGAAGCAGGTCCAATCGCACATCCAGATGAATGGCGCCTTGGTCAACGGTATGGCGACTTGGGATGGCGATACCGAAGAACAGGACGAGGACAATGAACCGGCAACTGATGCCTCGTCAGAGGACCTCCCGGAAAATCGCAGTCAAAACAGCAAAAGGAAAACGAACGAAGGGCAATCCGATCACCGGGAAGGATCCGGCAACGCTTCCCGTCGCGTCACTTCCACCGGGAAAAAGCCCAATCACCCTCGAACCGCGAGCAGTACCCGAAGCGCAAGGTCCAGCAGTCAGGAAAACCAATAA
- a CDS encoding MIP/aquaporin family protein: MNVDPTVEPLAQQLGQNNTAEETNEDKGTADKTSGKVGFHARDIRWIRVGAEFAGTFLICLALYLTFTFSQILLDVPTVTLPVIGTAVIYIVVTAMLGSISGGHFNPAVTVAAMFTSQISVIDGILYIVSQLVGAVCAAAVLIGFVPSNETFPAKTWLMFTVNGFGSGSPTAATLAQHHISFGTGLAIIVELVGGLLVVGTAVATLRKDGRPHKNHALYTGLAYGAGTLITYPITNAGLNPARSTGIAVFAQSKDMAVSPLSQLWLFWICPLLAASLVALIVILSGIVTDGLRNRARIAKVSVGENEEMDPSDESQDKGNDDTSVASDPKSVAEEEKDASEVTAAGATVHLHSSEVDSYLNRLKEDQQAKASSDSED, translated from the coding sequence ATGAACGTGGATCCAACCGTAGAACCGCTTGCCCAGCAGCTCGGGCAGAACAACACGGCAGAGGAGACCAACGAAGACAAGGGAACCGCCGACAAGACGTCCGGCAAGGTCGGTTTCCATGCCAGAGACATCAGATGGATCAGGGTTGGAGCGGAGTTTGCCGGCACTTTCCTGATTTGCCTGGCGCTCTACCTGACCTTCACGTTCAGCCAGATTCTCCTGGACGTTCCCACGGTGACCCTTCCTGTCATCGGCACCGCTGTGATCTACATTGTGGTCACCGCCATGCTGGGGTCAATCTCAGGTGGGCACTTCAACCCCGCCGTAACCGTGGCTGCCATGTTCACCTCGCAGATTTCGGTGATTGACGGCATCCTTTACATCGTTTCCCAACTGGTGGGTGCCGTCTGTGCGGCAGCGGTCCTGATTGGCTTCGTTCCGTCGAACGAGACCTTCCCCGCCAAGACCTGGCTCATGTTTACTGTGAACGGCTTTGGATCAGGCTCCCCCACCGCAGCCACGCTTGCCCAGCACCACATCTCCTTCGGCACGGGCCTCGCCATCATCGTCGAGCTGGTCGGCGGTTTGCTTGTCGTCGGTACAGCGGTAGCCACGCTCCGCAAGGACGGGCGGCCGCATAAGAACCATGCCCTCTATACCGGCCTTGCCTACGGTGCCGGCACCCTCATCACCTACCCGATCACCAATGCCGGTCTGAACCCCGCTCGCTCCACTGGCATCGCCGTCTTTGCCCAGTCCAAGGATATGGCTGTTTCTCCGCTGTCCCAGCTCTGGCTCTTCTGGATCTGCCCGCTTCTGGCGGCCTCCCTGGTGGCATTGATTGTCATCCTGTCAGGCATCGTCACCGACGGTCTGCGCAACCGCGCTCGGATCGCCAAGGTTTCTGTAGGCGAGAACGAGGAAATGGATCCTTCTGACGAGTCGCAGGATAAGGGCAACGATGACACCAGTGTGGCGTCTGACCCGAAGTCCGTTGCAGAGGAAGAAAAGGACGCATCAGAAGTGACAGCCGCTGGGGCGACGGTACATCTGCACTCCTCCGAGGTGGATTCCTACCTGAATCGTCTGAAAGAGGACCAGCAGGCCAAGGCTTCCTCAGACTCGGAGGACTAA